In Eublepharis macularius isolate TG4126 chromosome 4, MPM_Emac_v1.0, whole genome shotgun sequence, the following are encoded in one genomic region:
- the LOC129327446 gene encoding zinc finger protein 271-like — translation MEMAGTEVTKGPVSFEDVAVYFTAEQWTLLNQNQRALYRDVMQENYKNVTSFGFPVLKSSLISWLEQDPWFPDQLISEENEEVTSKHNTESHLPNLSRIFQVEEQEVPDQPGVEEGNIPLDYRSGFPDIIKEEEPWIQEPKDHASLADDQSGNQYIKEVENLLPSNTNLVATNKISSGIAQQSVSQHPVKADISDNVDRASSLWRNIPKMREGAALPCRGGDFTETSIQKRIPVSGRVSQNGEKHCKYLDCKKRLNRRYCLIPHSRRHTGDKSHMCSFCGKSFQWRSNLTIHERIHTGEKPYTCSICGKSFNKRSYHAVHERMHTEKKTYTCSVCHKRFLHKVSLIRHEQVHTGETPYKCLVCGKGFSQRCNLISHEKIHTDERPYMCPFCGKGFKRQSNLSSHELSHTGIKINTCSVCGKSFSHKSNLVSHEKTHTGEKPYTCPVCGKSFTDRAHLIKHERTHTGEKPYMCSVCGNSYSHRSNLISHERTHTGEKPYPCPVCGKSFTDRAYLHKHERTHTGERPHKCSVCGKSFSRKDYLLRHTRIHTGEKPFTCSVCGKSFMWKSYLTIHERIHTGEKPYSCSICGKSFTEKSYCILHEQLHTEEKTHTCLVCSKRFVRKVNLMRHEQIHSGETPHQCSTCGKGFSQRCNLISHEKIHSEERPFACSLCGKTFKRRSNLTSHERIHTGETPFMCSVCSKSFNCKAHLLGHMRTHTGEKPYPCSVCGKSFGNKSQVVIHERIHTREEPYTCPVCGKRFKHRTSCMEHQKIHTEEKPYTCSVCGRNFSRKEHLIIHKRIHTGEKPYSCTACGKSFKQKSSLTSHERSHTGEKPHICSVCGKSFTSKAYLRRHGKGHTK, via the exons ATGGAAATGGCTGGGACAGAGGTGACAAAG ggcCCTGTGTCATTTGAGGATGTGGCCGTGTATTTCACAGCAGAGCAGTGGACTCTGCTGAATCAAAATCAAAGAGCTTTGTATCGGGATGTCATGCAGGAGAATTACAAGAATGTGACCTCCTTTG GATTTCCAGTGTTGAAGTCCAGTTTGATCTCCTGGCTTGAGCAGGACCCCTGGTTTCCAGATCAGTTAATCTCAGAGGAAAATGAGGAGGTCACCTCAAAGCATAACACGG AATCTCACCTTCCTAATTTGAGCAGGATCTTTCAGGTGGAAGAGCAAGAAGTGCCAGATCAACCAGGTGTGGAAGAGGGGAATATTCCATTGGACTACCGCTCAG gatttcctgaCATCATAAAGGAAGAAGAGCCCTGGATCCAGGAACCCAAGGATCATGCAAGCCTTGCTGATGACCAATCAG GCAACCAATATATAAAAGAGGTGGAAAATCTTCTCCCATCAAACACTAATCTAGTAGCTACAAATAAGATTTCCTCAGGAATTGCCCAACAAAGTGTCTCTCAACATCCAGTGAAAGCAGACATCTCTGATAATGTAGACAGAGCAAGCAGCCTGTGGAGAAACATCCCAAAAATGAGAGAAGGAGCAGCATTACCTTGCAGAGGAGGTGACTTCACTGAAACCAGTATCCAAAAGAGAATCCCAGTGTCTGGAAGAGTATCTCAAAATGGGGAGAAACATTGTAAGTACTTAGACTGTAAGAAGAGATTAAATAGGAGATATTGCCTGATTCCCCACAGCAGAAGACATACAGGAGACAAATCACATATGTGCTCATTTTGTGGTAAGAGCTTTCAGTGGAGAAGTAACTTAACTATCCATGAAAGgatccacacaggagaaaaaccatatacATGTTCGATCTGTGGTAAAAGCTTCAATAAAAGGTCATACCATGCTGTACACGAACGAATGCATACAGAGAAAAAAACATACACATGCTCAGTCTGTCATAAAAGATTTCTTCACAAAGTAAGTCTTATTAGACACGAACAAGTCCACACAGGAGAAacaccatataaatgcttggtctgtgggaaaggtttcagtcagagaTGCAACCTGATTTCACATGAAAAAATTCACACAGATGAGAGACCTTACATGTGTCCATTCTGTGGGAAAGGCTTCAAACGACAATCAAATCTCAGCAGTCACGAATTAAGCCACacaggaataaaaataaatacatgttcTGTCTGTGGTAAAAGTTTCAGTCACAAATCAAATCTTGTTAGCCACGAAAAgactcacacaggagagaaaccatatacatgcccaGTCTGTGGTAAAAGTTTCACTGATAGAGCACATCTTATCAAACATGAGAGAACtcatactggagagaaaccatacatgTGCTCCGTCTGTGGGAATAGCTACAGTCACAGGTCAAACCTCATTAGCCATGAAAGGacccacacaggagaaaaaccatacCCATGCCCAGTCTGTGGTAAAAGCTTCACCGATAGAGCATATCTTCATAAGCATGAGAGAACTCATACAGGAGAGAGACCACATAAATGTTCTGTCTGTGGCAAAAGCTTCAGCCGTAAAGATTATCTTTTAAGACACACAAGAATCCATACAGGAGAAAAACCATTCACATGCTCAGTCTGTGGGAAGAGTTTTATGTGGAAGAGTTATCTGACTATCCATGAaagaatccatacaggggagaaaccatattcATGCTCAatctgtggaaaaagcttcactgAAAAGTCATACTGTATTTTACATGAACAGTTGCACACTGAAGAAAAGACACACACTTGCCTGGTTTGTAGTAAAAGATTTGTTCGTAAAGTAAACCTTATGAGACATGAGCAGATCCATTCGGGAGAAACACCGCACCAATGCTCCACCTGTGGGAAAGGTTTTAGTCAGAGATGCAATCTTAtttcacatgaaaaaatccacTCTGAGGAGAGACCTTTTGCATGCTCGTTATGTGGTAAAACCTTCAAACGACGATCAAATCTCACCAGTCATGAaagaatccatacaggggagactCCCTTTATGTGCTCTGTCTGTAGTAAAAGCTTCAACTGTAAAGCTCACCTTCTTGGACACATGAGAACCCACACGGGAGAGAAGCCATATCCATGCTCAgtttgtgggaaaagctttggtaataaatCGCAGGTGGTTATACATGAAAGAATTCATACAAGAGAGGAACCATATACTTGCCCAGTCTGTGGGAAAAGATTCAAACACAGAACAAGCTGTATGGAGCACCAAAAAATCCATACAGAGGAAAAACCATATACATGCTCAGTCTGCGGTAGAAACTTCAGTCGTAAAGAACACCTGATTATCCACAagaggatccacacaggggagaaaccatattcATGCACAgcctgtgggaaaagcttcaaacAGAAATCAAGCCTAACTTCCCATGAGAGaagccacacaggagagaagccacacATTTGCTCAGTCTGTGGTAAAAGTTTCACAAGTAAAGCATACCTGAGGAGACATGGGAAAGGCCATACAAAATAG
- the LOC129327445 gene encoding zinc finger protein 271-like isoform X2, translating into MKRDATGFSQSHVSFEDVAVYFMESQWTLLDHHQKALYWDVMQENFENVTSVGFLAVKPDLISQLEQEEDPWIPDQPALEQRDIIAEPSAESHLLNLSMISQVEKREELEMLDQLHVEEGNIPLDHSSELPDIIIKEEEPWIQEPEESTSLADDQSGFPAVIIKLEPKEEPWLPGLQVSVENMTVSSDTWGNGCIKEEDDLPSKNANQVTVNETLLGTASQYPKEVHGTGKKVERSQGNMPRKKVGKVLFCAGSDVIEAQVQKSVHKPGRMLLKGEESYKHLDSEKKSSLRYYLISHGRSHAGDKLYICSVCGKKFFRRSHLIRHKINHTVEKPYICSVCGKSFNQRSHLISHERTHTGEKPYPCSVCGKNLSRKALLIRHERIHTGEKPYKCSMCGKSFCQSSGLIAHKITHTGEKPYACSVCEKSFSRKASLIRHERIHMGEKPYTCPVCGKKFSQCSGLLQHERIHTGEIPYKCSICGKSFSRKDCLLGHEGIHTGEKPYACSVCGKSFNWKSYLTVHERSHTEGKSYICSVCGKSFSQRSNLISHEKTHTQEKTYTCSICGKNFIHKVSLIRHERVHTGETPYKCSVCGKGCSGRTNLISHERTHTEERPYACSFCGKSFKQRSNLTSHERIHTGETPFTCSVCGKSFSCKANLLGHMRTHTGEKPYPCSVCGKSFGNKSQVVIHERIHTGEKPYTCSACGKRFKHRTSYIEHQKIHTQEKPYTCSVCGRNFSRKEHLIIHGRIHTGEKPYSCSICGKSFKQKSSLTSHERSHTGEKPHTCSACGKSFNRKSNLIHHERIHTGEKPHACSVCGKSFRSKAYLKRHEKIHAR; encoded by the exons ATGAAAAGGGATGCAACTGGGTTTTCTCAG AGCCATGTGTCTTTTGAAGATGTAGCTGTGTATTTTATGGAGAGTCAGTGGACTCTGTTGGATCATCATCAAAAGGCTCTTTACTGGGACGTCATGCAGGAAAACTTTGAAAATGTGACCTCTGTGG GATTTCTAGCAGTCAAACCCGACCTGATCTCCCAACTGGAACAAGAGGAAGACCCGTGGATTCCAGATCAGCCAGCCTTGGAGCAAAGGGACATTATAGCAGAACCTAGTGCAG AATCTCACCTTCTTAATCTGAGCATGATCTCCCAGGTGGAAAAGAGGGAAGAACTAGAGATGCTAGACCAGCTGCATGTGGAGGAGGGGAATATCCCATTGGATCACAGCTCAG AATTGCCTGACATTATCATAAAGGAAGAGGAGCCCTGGATCCAGGAACCTGAGGAGAGTACAAGCCTTGCTGATGACCAGTCAG GGTTTCCTGCTGTAATAATAAAACTGGAACCGAAAGAGGAGCCATGGCTCCCTGGTCTCCAGGTATCTGTAGAAAACATGACTGTTTCAAGTGACACATGGG GCAATGGGTGTATAAAAGAGGAAGATGATCTCCCATCAAAAAATGCCAACCAAGTGACAGTAAATGAGACATTGTTAGGAACTGCCTCCCAGTATCCAAAGGAGGTCCATGGAACTGGAAAAAAAGTAGAGAGGTCTCAGGGGAACATGCCAAGGAAGAAAGTGGGGAAAGTTTTATTTTGtgcaggaagtgacgtcattgaagCACAAGTCCAAAAGAGTGTTCACAAGCCTGGGAGAATGCTTCTTAAAGGTGAGGAATCTTATAAACACTTGGACAGTGAAAAGAAATCCAGCTTGAGATATTATTTGATCTCCCATGGGAGAAGCCACGCAGGAGACAAACTATATATATGTTCAGTCTGTGGGAAAAAGTTCTTTCGGAGATCTCATCTTATTAGACATAAAATAAACCATACAGTAGAGAAACCATATATATGCTCAgtctgtggaaaaagcttcaatcaGAGATCTCATCTCATTAGCCATGAAAGGACCCATACTGGAGAAAAACCATATCCGTGCTCTGTCTGTGGTAAAAACTTGAGTCGAAAAGCTCTTCTTATCAGACATGAGAGAATTCatacaggagaaaaaccatataaatgctctatGTGTGGTAAAAGCTTCTGTCAGAGCTCTGGTCTTATTGCACACAAGATCACCCatacaggagaaaaaccatatgCTTGCTCAGTCTGTGAGAAAAGCTTTAGTCGCAAAGCAAGCCTTATCAGACATGAGAGGATTCATatgggagagaaaccatatacatgcccaGTGTGTGGCAAAAAATTCAGCCAGTGCTCTGGTCTCCTTCAGCATGAAAGAATTCATACCGGAGAGATCCCGTACAAATGCTCCATCTGTGGCAAAAGCTTCAGCCGTAAAGACTGCCTTCTGGGACATGAGGGaatccatacaggagagaaaccatatgcaTGTTCagtctgtgggaagagcttcaactGGAAAAGTTACCTGACAGTCCACGAGAGAAGCCATACTGAAGGCAAATCATACATATGCTCAgtctgtgggaaaagcttcagccaaAGATCAAATCTTATTAGCCATGAAAAAACCCACACACAAGAAAAAACATATACATGCTCTATCTGTGGGAAGAACTTCATTCACAAAGTAAGCCTTATTAGACATGAACGAGTTCATACAGGAGAGACTCCGTACAAATGCTCAGTCTGTGGGAAAGGTTGCAGTGGGAGAACAAATCTTATTTCACATGAAAGAACTCACACAGAAGAAAGACCGTATGCATGCTCATTCTGTGGTAAAAGTTTCAAACAAAGATCAAACCTCACCAGTCATGAAAGAATCCATACAGGAGAGACACCCTTTACATGCTCTGTCTGTGGTAAAAGCTTCAGTTGCAAAGCAAACCTTCTTGGACACATGAGAACCCACACGGGAGAGAAACCATATCCATGCTCAgtttgtgggaaaagctttggtaataaatCACAGGTGGTTATACATGAGAGAATTCatacaggagaaaaaccatatacTTGTTCAGCCTGTGGGAAAAGATTCAAACACAGAACAAGCTACATTGAACATCAAAAGATCCACACACAAGAAAAACCATATACATGCTCAGTCTGTGGAAGAAACTTCAGTCGTAAGGAACACCTGATTATCCATGGgaggatccacacaggggagaaaccatattcCTGCTCCatctgtggaaaaagcttcaaacaAAAGTCAAGCCTGACTTCCCATGAGAGGagccacacaggagagaaaccacacACTTGCTCAGCCTGTGGCAAAAGTTTCAATAGAAAATCAAACCTCATTCACCATGAGAGGATtcatactggagagaaaccacaTGCATGCTCTGTCTGTGGTAAAAGTTTCAGGAGTAAAGCCTACCTGAAGAGACATGAAAAAATCCACGCAAGATAG
- the LOC129327445 gene encoding zinc finger protein 271-like isoform X1, which translates to MKRDATGFSQSHVSFEDVAVYFMESQWTLLDHHQKALYWDVMQENFENVTSVGFLAVKPDLISQLEQEEDPWIPDQPALEQRDIIAEPSAEFPNAMIKVEIEEERRVLDHRESKDDKIFPETSLAKSPHLDAMSQMEKGETPGILHQFKSEKNIPLNYHSESHLLNLSMISQVEKREELEMLDQLHVEEGNIPLDHSSELPDIIIKEEEPWIQEPEESTSLADDQSGFPAVIIKLEPKEEPWLPGLQVSVENMTVSSDTWGNGCIKEEDDLPSKNANQVTVNETLLGTASQYPKEVHGTGKKVERSQGNMPRKKVGKVLFCAGSDVIEAQVQKSVHKPGRMLLKGEESYKHLDSEKKSSLRYYLISHGRSHAGDKLYICSVCGKKFFRRSHLIRHKINHTVEKPYICSVCGKSFNQRSHLISHERTHTGEKPYPCSVCGKNLSRKALLIRHERIHTGEKPYKCSMCGKSFCQSSGLIAHKITHTGEKPYACSVCEKSFSRKASLIRHERIHMGEKPYTCPVCGKKFSQCSGLLQHERIHTGEIPYKCSICGKSFSRKDCLLGHEGIHTGEKPYACSVCGKSFNWKSYLTVHERSHTEGKSYICSVCGKSFSQRSNLISHEKTHTQEKTYTCSICGKNFIHKVSLIRHERVHTGETPYKCSVCGKGCSGRTNLISHERTHTEERPYACSFCGKSFKQRSNLTSHERIHTGETPFTCSVCGKSFSCKANLLGHMRTHTGEKPYPCSVCGKSFGNKSQVVIHERIHTGEKPYTCSACGKRFKHRTSYIEHQKIHTQEKPYTCSVCGRNFSRKEHLIIHGRIHTGEKPYSCSICGKSFKQKSSLTSHERSHTGEKPHTCSACGKSFNRKSNLIHHERIHTGEKPHACSVCGKSFRSKAYLKRHEKIHAR; encoded by the exons ATGAAAAGGGATGCAACTGGGTTTTCTCAG AGCCATGTGTCTTTTGAAGATGTAGCTGTGTATTTTATGGAGAGTCAGTGGACTCTGTTGGATCATCATCAAAAGGCTCTTTACTGGGACGTCATGCAGGAAAACTTTGAAAATGTGACCTCTGTGG GATTTCTAGCAGTCAAACCCGACCTGATCTCCCAACTGGAACAAGAGGAAGACCCGTGGATTCCAGATCAGCCAGCCTTGGAGCAAAGGGACATTATAGCAGAACCTAGTGCAG AGTTCCCCAATGCAATGATAAAAGTGGAAATAGAGGAGGAGCGACGGGTCCTGGATCACCGGGAATCTAAAGATGATAAGATCTTCCCAGAAACCAGTTTAG CAAAATCTCCTCATCTGGATGCAATGTCTCAGATGGAAAAAGGGGAAACCCCAGGAATTCTACATCAGTTCAAATCAGAAAAGAATATTCCATTGAATTACCATTCAG AATCTCACCTTCTTAATCTGAGCATGATCTCCCAGGTGGAAAAGAGGGAAGAACTAGAGATGCTAGACCAGCTGCATGTGGAGGAGGGGAATATCCCATTGGATCACAGCTCAG AATTGCCTGACATTATCATAAAGGAAGAGGAGCCCTGGATCCAGGAACCTGAGGAGAGTACAAGCCTTGCTGATGACCAGTCAG GGTTTCCTGCTGTAATAATAAAACTGGAACCGAAAGAGGAGCCATGGCTCCCTGGTCTCCAGGTATCTGTAGAAAACATGACTGTTTCAAGTGACACATGGG GCAATGGGTGTATAAAAGAGGAAGATGATCTCCCATCAAAAAATGCCAACCAAGTGACAGTAAATGAGACATTGTTAGGAACTGCCTCCCAGTATCCAAAGGAGGTCCATGGAACTGGAAAAAAAGTAGAGAGGTCTCAGGGGAACATGCCAAGGAAGAAAGTGGGGAAAGTTTTATTTTGtgcaggaagtgacgtcattgaagCACAAGTCCAAAAGAGTGTTCACAAGCCTGGGAGAATGCTTCTTAAAGGTGAGGAATCTTATAAACACTTGGACAGTGAAAAGAAATCCAGCTTGAGATATTATTTGATCTCCCATGGGAGAAGCCACGCAGGAGACAAACTATATATATGTTCAGTCTGTGGGAAAAAGTTCTTTCGGAGATCTCATCTTATTAGACATAAAATAAACCATACAGTAGAGAAACCATATATATGCTCAgtctgtggaaaaagcttcaatcaGAGATCTCATCTCATTAGCCATGAAAGGACCCATACTGGAGAAAAACCATATCCGTGCTCTGTCTGTGGTAAAAACTTGAGTCGAAAAGCTCTTCTTATCAGACATGAGAGAATTCatacaggagaaaaaccatataaatgctctatGTGTGGTAAAAGCTTCTGTCAGAGCTCTGGTCTTATTGCACACAAGATCACCCatacaggagaaaaaccatatgCTTGCTCAGTCTGTGAGAAAAGCTTTAGTCGCAAAGCAAGCCTTATCAGACATGAGAGGATTCATatgggagagaaaccatatacatgcccaGTGTGTGGCAAAAAATTCAGCCAGTGCTCTGGTCTCCTTCAGCATGAAAGAATTCATACCGGAGAGATCCCGTACAAATGCTCCATCTGTGGCAAAAGCTTCAGCCGTAAAGACTGCCTTCTGGGACATGAGGGaatccatacaggagagaaaccatatgcaTGTTCagtctgtgggaagagcttcaactGGAAAAGTTACCTGACAGTCCACGAGAGAAGCCATACTGAAGGCAAATCATACATATGCTCAgtctgtgggaaaagcttcagccaaAGATCAAATCTTATTAGCCATGAAAAAACCCACACACAAGAAAAAACATATACATGCTCTATCTGTGGGAAGAACTTCATTCACAAAGTAAGCCTTATTAGACATGAACGAGTTCATACAGGAGAGACTCCGTACAAATGCTCAGTCTGTGGGAAAGGTTGCAGTGGGAGAACAAATCTTATTTCACATGAAAGAACTCACACAGAAGAAAGACCGTATGCATGCTCATTCTGTGGTAAAAGTTTCAAACAAAGATCAAACCTCACCAGTCATGAAAGAATCCATACAGGAGAGACACCCTTTACATGCTCTGTCTGTGGTAAAAGCTTCAGTTGCAAAGCAAACCTTCTTGGACACATGAGAACCCACACGGGAGAGAAACCATATCCATGCTCAgtttgtgggaaaagctttggtaataaatCACAGGTGGTTATACATGAGAGAATTCatacaggagaaaaaccatatacTTGTTCAGCCTGTGGGAAAAGATTCAAACACAGAACAAGCTACATTGAACATCAAAAGATCCACACACAAGAAAAACCATATACATGCTCAGTCTGTGGAAGAAACTTCAGTCGTAAGGAACACCTGATTATCCATGGgaggatccacacaggggagaaaccatattcCTGCTCCatctgtggaaaaagcttcaaacaAAAGTCAAGCCTGACTTCCCATGAGAGGagccacacaggagagaaaccacacACTTGCTCAGCCTGTGGCAAAAGTTTCAATAGAAAATCAAACCTCATTCACCATGAGAGGATtcatactggagagaaaccacaTGCATGCTCTGTCTGTGGTAAAAGTTTCAGGAGTAAAGCCTACCTGAAGAGACATGAAAAAATCCACGCAAGATAG